A stretch of Myxococcus hansupus DNA encodes these proteins:
- a CDS encoding family 16 glycosylhydrolase yields the protein MAQGHTVVAGRSWVLALGLGGLLSGLAACAPSPEVVPSERESQAQGLAAPIGRNIALRACSTQQFVSADQNLANTALVANRATAQGWEQFQVVDAGGGTVALRSVSTGLFVSADTNLGGQLVANRNAIQDWERFEWVEFGGDSVGLKARSNGLFVSADTSLGASGPLYANRAAAGCWESFSVSVIGGGGGGWVEVWRDDFDGNSINPANWFANTGVHVNSEQQNYTTSPRNIQVSNGTLKLIARHESSNGYPFTSGRLESAGKREFGHGKVEARIKMPVGPGLWPAFWMLGNNIGQVGWPECGELDIMENVGYADWTSGALHGPGYSGDTPINQRFHPSSPVSDWHVYATEFSSQDVKWLIDGVVVKTVTRAEVERYGRWVYDRPYFIILNLAVGGTYPFGLNGARTPSFGVPQSTLDHIRNTAPALEVDWVRYSQWQ from the coding sequence ATGGCTCAGGGACACACCGTGGTGGCGGGGCGAAGCTGGGTGTTGGCGTTGGGATTGGGCGGTCTGTTGTCGGGACTGGCGGCGTGCGCGCCGTCCCCGGAGGTGGTCCCCTCGGAGCGGGAATCCCAGGCGCAGGGGCTGGCGGCGCCCATTGGCCGGAACATCGCGCTGAGGGCCTGTTCGACGCAGCAGTTCGTGTCCGCGGACCAGAACCTGGCCAACACGGCGCTGGTGGCGAACCGGGCCACGGCGCAGGGCTGGGAGCAGTTCCAGGTGGTGGACGCGGGCGGCGGCACCGTCGCGCTGCGCTCCGTGTCGACGGGCCTGTTCGTGTCGGCGGACACCAACCTGGGCGGGCAGCTCGTCGCCAACCGGAACGCCATCCAGGACTGGGAGCGGTTCGAGTGGGTGGAGTTCGGCGGTGACTCCGTGGGCCTGAAGGCGCGCAGCAACGGCTTGTTCGTGTCGGCGGACACGAGCCTGGGCGCGTCCGGGCCGCTGTACGCCAACCGGGCGGCGGCGGGGTGCTGGGAGTCCTTCTCCGTCAGCGTCATCGGCGGAGGTGGGGGCGGCTGGGTCGAGGTCTGGCGGGACGACTTCGACGGCAACAGCATCAACCCGGCGAACTGGTTCGCCAACACCGGCGTCCACGTGAACAGCGAGCAGCAGAACTACACGACGTCGCCGCGGAACATCCAGGTGAGCAACGGCACGCTGAAGCTCATCGCGCGCCACGAGTCGAGCAACGGCTATCCGTTCACGTCGGGCCGCCTGGAGAGCGCGGGCAAGCGCGAGTTCGGGCACGGCAAGGTGGAAGCGCGCATCAAGATGCCGGTGGGGCCGGGCCTGTGGCCGGCGTTCTGGATGCTCGGCAACAACATCGGACAGGTCGGCTGGCCCGAGTGCGGTGAGCTCGACATCATGGAGAACGTTGGCTATGCGGATTGGACGTCGGGCGCGCTGCATGGCCCGGGCTACTCCGGCGACACGCCCATCAACCAGCGCTTCCACCCCAGCTCTCCGGTGAGTGACTGGCACGTCTACGCCACGGAGTTCTCGTCCCAGGACGTCAAGTGGCTCATCGACGGCGTCGTGGTGAAGACGGTGACGCGCGCCGAGGTCGAGCGCTACGGCCGCTGGGTCTATGACCGGCCCTACTTCATCATCCTGAACCTCGCGGTGGGCGGCACCTATCCGTTCGGCCTCAACGGCGCGAGGACGCCGTCCTTCGGCGTGCCGCAGTCCACGCTGGACCACATCCGCAACACGGCGCCCGCGTTGGAAGTCGACTGGGTTCGCTACTCCCAGTGGCAGTGA
- a CDS encoding RNA polymerase factor sigma-32, which produces MQASNSFASPDSLSTYLSEINQYPLLTQPKEQELSRRFRAGDLAAGHQLVTANLRFVVKVAYEYRSYGLKMSDLIQEANIGLMKAVQKFDPDKGIRLISYAVWWIRAYIQNCILKNWSLVKLGTTQAQRRLFFSLARTRRELEKMGAGDANVVNAEEIARKLNVKASEVREMEQRMGGRDLSLDAPMGEDGDATHLDFVESESASAVDEVADRQQANLTRELVQRALRRLDPRERFIIEQRVMGDAEMTLSELGEHFGFSRERARQLEIRAKDKLKLALATLMAEAGVDESTLNA; this is translated from the coding sequence ATGCAGGCTTCCAACTCCTTCGCTTCCCCTGATTCGCTCTCCACCTACCTGTCGGAGATCAACCAGTACCCGCTGCTCACCCAGCCGAAGGAGCAGGAGCTGTCGAGGCGCTTCCGCGCGGGAGACTTGGCCGCGGGCCACCAGTTGGTGACGGCGAACCTGCGCTTCGTGGTGAAGGTCGCCTACGAGTACCGCTCCTACGGCTTGAAGATGTCCGACCTCATCCAGGAGGCGAACATCGGCCTGATGAAGGCCGTGCAGAAGTTCGACCCGGACAAGGGCATCCGCCTCATCTCGTACGCCGTCTGGTGGATTCGCGCGTACATCCAGAACTGCATCCTGAAGAACTGGAGCCTGGTGAAGCTGGGCACCACGCAGGCGCAGCGCCGCCTCTTCTTCAGCCTGGCCCGCACGCGCCGTGAGCTGGAGAAGATGGGCGCCGGCGACGCGAACGTCGTCAACGCCGAGGAGATTGCCCGCAAGCTGAACGTGAAGGCCTCGGAAGTGCGCGAGATGGAGCAGCGCATGGGCGGCCGCGACCTGTCCCTGGACGCCCCCATGGGCGAGGACGGCGACGCCACGCACCTGGACTTCGTCGAGTCCGAGTCCGCCTCCGCGGTGGACGAGGTCGCCGACCGGCAGCAGGCCAACCTCACCCGCGAGCTGGTGCAGCGCGCCCTGCGCCGCTTGGACCCGCGCGAGCGCTTCATCATCGAGCAGCGCGTCATGGGTGACGCGGAGATGACGCTCAGCGAGCTGGGCGAGCACTTCGGCTTCTCCCGCGAGCGCGCCCGTCAGTTGGAGATTCGCGCGAAGGACAAGCTCAAGCTCGCGCTGGCCACGCTGATGGCCGAGGCCGGCGTCGACGAGTCCACGCTCAACGCCTGA
- a CDS encoding SDR family oxidoreductase, which yields MSKSRRKVVFITGASSGIGQACAELLGASGHTVHGTSRHPRANGAHHRMTVLDVTDEASVQRAVASVLAAEGRLDVVVNCAGFVLAGAVEDVSVEEAQRQMDTNFFGVLRVCRAVLPAMRAQRSGLIVNISSMGGAAGLPFQGLYSASKFALEGMTESLRQEVAAFGIEATLLQPGDVRTNVRQYRERARQSGPGSAYKEAFERVMNVVESGEGAGIAPEQVARKVLSLVERERVDVRYSVGHLAQRAALVSKRLLPARTFEHIVMALHGLSRR from the coding sequence ATGAGCAAGTCGCGACGCAAGGTGGTCTTCATCACGGGCGCATCCTCTGGAATCGGTCAGGCGTGCGCGGAGCTCCTGGGCGCGAGCGGACACACCGTCCATGGTACCAGCCGTCACCCTCGGGCGAATGGTGCGCACCACCGGATGACCGTGCTGGACGTCACGGACGAGGCGTCCGTGCAACGCGCCGTGGCATCGGTGCTCGCGGCCGAGGGCCGGCTCGATGTGGTGGTGAACTGCGCGGGATTCGTGTTGGCGGGCGCCGTGGAGGACGTGTCCGTCGAAGAGGCCCAGCGGCAGATGGACACCAACTTCTTCGGGGTGTTGCGCGTGTGTCGGGCGGTGCTGCCCGCGATGCGCGCGCAGCGCTCCGGCCTCATCGTCAACATCAGCTCGATGGGTGGGGCCGCGGGGCTTCCCTTTCAAGGCCTCTACAGCGCCAGCAAGTTCGCGTTGGAGGGCATGACGGAGAGTCTCCGGCAGGAGGTGGCCGCCTTCGGCATCGAGGCCACGCTGCTGCAGCCCGGAGACGTCCGCACCAACGTGCGCCAGTACCGGGAGCGCGCCCGGCAGTCCGGCCCCGGGTCCGCGTACAAGGAGGCCTTCGAGCGCGTCATGAACGTGGTGGAGTCCGGGGAAGGCGCGGGCATCGCTCCCGAGCAGGTCGCACGGAAGGTCCTGTCCCTGGTGGAGCGCGAGCGCGTGGACGTGCGCTACTCGGTGGGGCACCTGGCGCAGCGCGCCGCCCTGGTGTCGAAACGCCTGCTGCCCGCGCGTACCTTCGAGCACATCGTGATGGCGCTTCACGGGCTGTCGCGGCGTTGA
- a CDS encoding VOC family protein — MSEVRMRPAVHIITLGVDDLKRALAFYREGLGWTAPELGEGEDHVALPLQGNLSLVLFPRGALAKAGRQPVSTKGPPAVVLSHATPTREEVDAILRRAQAAGGTVPVPASEQPWGYFGYFADLDGHLWEVLCHPELAAGA, encoded by the coding sequence ATGAGTGAGGTCCGCATGCGGCCCGCCGTCCACATCATCACGCTGGGCGTGGATGACTTGAAGCGCGCGCTCGCCTTCTACCGGGAGGGCTTGGGGTGGACCGCGCCCGAGCTGGGAGAAGGGGAGGACCATGTGGCGCTCCCGCTCCAGGGCAACCTGTCGCTGGTGTTGTTCCCTCGCGGAGCGCTGGCGAAGGCGGGACGTCAGCCGGTGTCCACGAAGGGCCCACCGGCCGTCGTCCTGTCGCATGCGACGCCCACCCGCGAGGAGGTGGACGCCATCCTCCGGCGAGCGCAGGCGGCGGGCGGCACCGTGCCCGTTCCCGCCAGCGAGCAGCCCTGGGGCTACTTCGGCTACTTCGCGGACCTGGATGGGCACCTTTGGGAGGTGCTCTGTCATCCAGAACTCGCCGCCGGCGCGTAG
- a CDS encoding ArsR/SmtB family transcription factor — MVSPTIQQRSEQLDAVFHALSDPTRREMLRSLSAGSRSIGELAAPFSMSFAGASKHVKALERAGLVHRTVEGRTHRCSLAPEPLASALDWLRFYERFWNDRLDALEQALRKPERGSSRKGERHE; from the coding sequence ATGGTCAGCCCCACGATTCAGCAGCGCTCCGAGCAGCTCGACGCGGTCTTCCACGCGCTCTCCGACCCGACGCGGCGGGAGATGCTGCGCAGCCTCTCCGCGGGTTCACGGAGCATTGGCGAACTGGCGGCCCCCTTCAGCATGTCGTTCGCGGGAGCGTCCAAGCACGTCAAGGCGCTGGAGCGCGCGGGGCTCGTTCACAGGACGGTGGAGGGGCGCACGCACCGGTGCAGCCTCGCGCCCGAGCCCCTGGCGAGCGCGCTCGACTGGCTGCGCTTCTACGAGCGTTTCTGGAACGACCGTCTCGATGCGTTGGAGCAAGCGCTCCGCAAACCGGAGCGTGGCAGCTCCAGGAAGGGAGAACGTCATGAGTGA
- a CDS encoding S1 family peptidase yields the protein MTSRASESCAAAILFGVAAAACGPAFEPAAPSAVSRRAVVGGAPEPGFPSVAAIVPVSPFCGEAEAAAPVLCTGTLVSPRVVLTAAHCVENADAPQVFSVVFAEETARASAAQRIRVAEGRPHPAWRPGVNDIGVLLLAEDAPVTPLALELGALSSDSVGRMARVVGFGSDAQGAMGRRLGGLSRITSVNADTFSIEAAPAMSCGGDSGGPVFVSQDGVEQLAGITSFGDLLCTTGTNTRVDVHAAFVQAAIEDAARRPPARAPMDPRVDACAQRCVTHADCPLGMACVAQSEDIRSCAVAGLEAGRFGDVCTGEQEGHPCVKAADTCRLWLPCAETPPAAGGCAVVDGAPGLFAWVFVLLARRRVGAERSRRV from the coding sequence GTGACTTCACGAGCGAGTGAGTCCTGCGCCGCCGCCATCCTGTTCGGGGTGGCGGCGGCTGCTTGTGGCCCTGCGTTCGAGCCCGCTGCTCCATCCGCCGTGTCGCGGCGGGCCGTGGTGGGGGGCGCGCCCGAGCCGGGCTTTCCCTCCGTGGCCGCCATCGTCCCCGTGTCGCCTTTCTGCGGCGAAGCGGAGGCGGCGGCACCCGTCCTCTGCACGGGGACGTTGGTGTCACCCCGGGTGGTGCTGACGGCGGCGCATTGCGTGGAGAACGCCGATGCGCCGCAGGTGTTCTCGGTGGTGTTCGCGGAGGAGACGGCGCGCGCGTCCGCGGCGCAGCGCATCCGCGTGGCGGAGGGTCGGCCACATCCCGCGTGGCGGCCGGGCGTGAATGACATCGGGGTGTTGCTGCTCGCCGAGGACGCTCCGGTGACGCCGCTCGCGCTGGAGCTTGGGGCCTTGTCCTCGGACAGCGTGGGGCGGATGGCCCGCGTGGTGGGCTTCGGCTCGGATGCGCAAGGCGCCATGGGGCGCCGTCTGGGGGGCTTGTCTCGAATCACCTCGGTCAACGCGGACACGTTCTCCATCGAAGCTGCGCCCGCGATGTCGTGTGGCGGGGACAGCGGCGGACCGGTGTTCGTCTCGCAAGACGGAGTCGAGCAGCTCGCGGGCATCACGTCGTTTGGAGACCTCCTCTGCACGACGGGCACGAACACGCGTGTGGACGTGCACGCGGCCTTCGTCCAGGCGGCCATCGAGGATGCCGCGCGGCGGCCGCCGGCCCGGGCGCCGATGGACCCGAGGGTGGATGCGTGCGCGCAGCGGTGTGTCACGCACGCGGACTGTCCCCTGGGCATGGCGTGTGTTGCCCAGTCGGAGGACATCCGGAGTTGCGCGGTAGCGGGGCTCGAGGCGGGCCGCTTCGGGGATGTGTGCACCGGTGAGCAGGAGGGGCATCCGTGCGTGAAGGCCGCGGACACCTGTCGGCTGTGGCTGCCGTGCGCGGAGACGCCACCGGCCGCGGGGGGCTGTGCGGTGGTGGATGGGGCGCCGGGGCTCTTCGCGTGGGTGTTCGTGCTGCTCGCGCGCCGGCGAGTCGGCGCTGAGCGCTCGCGTCGCGTCTGA
- a CDS encoding DNA glycosylase AlkZ-like family protein, with the protein MIPFLMLLPMLVPTGVNRGRSSKARAARALSPVPPPSEASGKDVPVTKPPVRASSRRRGLPAQVLSQRALNRALLQRQGLSQRSRAGVAETLERLMGLQAQATHAPYGALWTRLEGFKPEALTRLITERQVVRAGMMRGTLHLVTARDCLALRPVLQPALDRGMKHATFRKQLEGVDARALVAEGRALLAARPSPRGGWVSGSSRSGRGMTRTP; encoded by the coding sequence ATGATTCCCTTCCTGATGTTGTTGCCGATGCTCGTCCCCACGGGTGTCAATCGTGGACGCTCCAGCAAGGCACGTGCGGCGCGGGCGCTGAGTCCGGTTCCCCCGCCCTCGGAAGCATCCGGGAAGGATGTCCCCGTCACGAAGCCTCCGGTCCGCGCCTCCTCACGGCGGCGCGGTCTGCCAGCCCAGGTCCTCAGCCAACGGGCGCTCAACCGGGCGCTGCTCCAACGGCAAGGGTTGTCGCAGCGCTCTCGGGCCGGCGTGGCGGAGACGCTGGAGCGCCTGATGGGGCTTCAGGCCCAAGCGACGCATGCTCCCTACGGCGCGCTGTGGACGCGGCTGGAGGGCTTCAAGCCCGAGGCGCTGACCCGCCTCATCACCGAACGTCAGGTGGTTCGCGCCGGGATGATGCGTGGGACGCTGCACCTGGTGACCGCGCGGGACTGCCTCGCGCTGCGGCCCGTGCTGCAACCCGCGCTGGACCGGGGGATGAAGCACGCCACCTTCCGCAAGCAGTTGGAGGGCGTGGACGCCCGTGCGCTGGTGGCCGAGGGCAGGGCGCTGCTGGCGGCCCGTCCCAGTCCTCGGGGGGGCTGGGTCAGCGGCTCCAGCAGAAGTGGCCGGGGCATGACGCGAACGCCCTGA
- a CDS encoding RICIN domain-containing protein, whose amino-acid sequence MRKDIVSIKSLALAAACVSTLLACSGAPDEAAVEADSVESTERAALATRVVGYLPTWAGDVNTLQYDKLTHINYAFALPTPQGGLTGVSSNDARLRSLVQTAHARGVKVLIAVGGWNNGDDSAFEQLAANASTRTAFVNNLIQFVNATGLDGVDLDWEYPDPGASAQNFAALVRELGAALRARGKLLTAAVIANGYYGEGIPTSTFSDFDFLNIMAYDGGHPHSTYDFAVQSLNYWVNRGLPRSKAVLGVPFYGRSPSSYVAYSELVRRDSQAPHKDWVGDVQYNGIATIQAKSRLALQQGGGVMIWELSQDTQGATSLLSAIAQVVQTPGGGNVYRLVNKLTGKCVDIDGPSTADGANIHQWACHTGTSQQWTMEPTDNGYVRFVSRHSGKALDVRDVSTADGARLQQWSYSGGGNQQFRAVALGNGFHRLEARHSGKVLDVANCWTSGDGAAVQQWVWSNNDCQQFRLEQR is encoded by the coding sequence ATGCGAAAAGACATCGTCTCCATCAAGTCCCTGGCCCTGGCGGCCGCGTGTGTCTCCACCCTGTTGGCCTGCTCCGGCGCACCGGACGAGGCGGCAGTGGAGGCAGATTCCGTCGAGAGCACCGAGCGCGCGGCCCTGGCCACGCGGGTGGTGGGCTACCTGCCGACGTGGGCGGGTGACGTCAACACGCTCCAGTACGACAAGCTCACGCACATCAACTACGCCTTCGCGCTGCCCACGCCGCAGGGCGGACTCACCGGGGTGAGCAGCAATGACGCGCGGCTGCGCTCGCTGGTGCAGACGGCGCATGCGCGCGGCGTGAAGGTGCTCATCGCCGTGGGCGGTTGGAACAACGGCGACGACAGCGCCTTCGAGCAGCTTGCCGCCAACGCCTCCACGCGCACCGCGTTCGTGAACAACCTCATCCAGTTCGTCAACGCCACGGGGTTGGACGGCGTGGACCTGGATTGGGAGTACCCGGACCCGGGCGCGTCGGCGCAGAACTTCGCGGCGCTGGTGCGCGAGCTGGGCGCGGCGCTCCGTGCGCGCGGGAAGCTGCTCACCGCGGCGGTCATCGCGAACGGCTACTACGGCGAGGGCATCCCCACGTCGACGTTCAGCGACTTCGACTTCCTGAACATCATGGCGTACGACGGCGGCCATCCGCATTCGACGTACGACTTCGCCGTCCAGTCGCTCAACTACTGGGTGAACCGCGGGCTGCCGCGCTCGAAGGCGGTGCTGGGTGTGCCCTTCTACGGGCGCTCGCCGTCGTCCTACGTGGCCTACTCGGAGTTGGTGCGCCGGGATTCCCAGGCGCCGCACAAGGACTGGGTGGGCGACGTGCAGTACAACGGCATCGCCACCATCCAGGCGAAGTCGCGGCTGGCGCTCCAGCAGGGCGGCGGGGTGATGATCTGGGAGCTGTCCCAGGACACGCAGGGCGCCACGTCGCTGCTGAGCGCCATCGCACAGGTGGTGCAGACGCCCGGCGGTGGCAACGTGTACCGGCTGGTGAACAAGCTGACCGGCAAGTGCGTGGACATCGACGGTCCGAGCACGGCCGATGGCGCGAACATCCACCAGTGGGCCTGCCACACCGGAACGAGCCAGCAGTGGACGATGGAGCCCACCGACAACGGCTACGTCCGCTTCGTCTCCCGGCACAGTGGGAAGGCGCTGGACGTCCGGGACGTGAGCACCGCGGATGGGGCCCGGCTCCAGCAGTGGAGCTACTCGGGCGGCGGCAACCAGCAGTTCAGGGCCGTCGCGCTGGGCAATGGCTTCCACCGGCTGGAGGCGCGCCACAGCGGCAAGGTGCTGGACGTGGCCAACTGCTGGACCAGCGGTGACGGCGCGGCCGTGCAGCAGTGGGTGTGGTCCAACAACGATTGTCAGCAGTTCCGGCTCGAGCAGCGCTAG
- a CDS encoding winged helix DNA-binding domain-containing protein, with protein MSMGFSSLEPTVVVPPCGTWGHGERMAYTTAESWLGQRFEPAGPPDALVMRYLAAFGPASVRDLQAWSGLPRMGAVLERLRPALRTFRDEHGAELFDVPGARRPDPDAPAPVRFLSEFDSVLLAHADRTRILSEAARRRVFTVNGIVRATILVEGFVQGTWRIERQRGTATLCIDPFTRLSRETRGALTDEGARLLGFAAEDARRTDIRFGRAG; from the coding sequence CTGAGCATGGGGTTCTCCAGCCTGGAGCCGACCGTCGTGGTGCCGCCCTGTGGAACGTGGGGCCATGGCGAGCGGATGGCCTACACCACGGCGGAGTCCTGGCTCGGCCAGCGCTTCGAACCGGCCGGGCCCCCGGACGCGCTGGTGATGCGCTACCTCGCCGCGTTCGGTCCCGCGAGCGTCAGGGACCTCCAGGCCTGGTCGGGGCTGCCGCGCATGGGCGCTGTCCTGGAGCGGCTGCGGCCCGCGCTGCGCACCTTCCGCGACGAGCACGGCGCGGAGTTGTTCGACGTCCCCGGCGCTCGGCGGCCCGACCCGGACGCGCCCGCGCCGGTTCGCTTCCTGTCGGAGTTCGACAGCGTCTTGCTGGCCCACGCGGACCGCACACGCATCCTCTCCGAGGCCGCCCGCAGGCGCGTCTTCACCGTCAATGGCATCGTTCGCGCCACCATCCTCGTGGAGGGCTTCGTCCAGGGCACCTGGCGCATCGAACGGCAGCGGGGCACCGCGACGTTGTGCATCGACCCCTTCACGCGGCTGTCGCGGGAGACGCGCGGCGCGCTGACGGACGAGGGCGCACGGCTGCTCGGCTTCGCGGCCGAGGATGCCCGGCGCACCGACATACGCTTCGGCCGCGCGGGCTGA
- a CDS encoding toxin-antitoxin system YwqK family antitoxin has translation MWRRLSHGALALVAGAVLGCSSAAGPCPDGARLTGRAPPDGVLQWCARADGQKHGRWAEWHATGKLKAEGSYADGKMEGRWVHYFEDGVKQFEGDYRGGLKQGLWTLYYEEGQKNREEVHPPGGGEVRWTAWRSDGSKWAEGSILGHRAQGTYSEWHAGGALAAQGQYEKGEKTGAWKYWDVEGQSTDVPQGDFTSE, from the coding sequence ATGTGGCGTCGGCTGTCACACGGGGCCCTGGCGCTCGTCGCCGGGGCGGTGCTGGGGTGCAGCAGCGCCGCCGGGCCCTGTCCGGACGGTGCTCGGCTCACGGGCCGCGCGCCGCCGGACGGTGTCCTTCAGTGGTGCGCGCGTGCCGACGGCCAGAAGCACGGCCGTTGGGCGGAGTGGCATGCCACCGGGAAGCTGAAGGCGGAAGGCTCCTACGCCGACGGGAAGATGGAGGGCCGCTGGGTCCACTACTTCGAGGACGGCGTGAAGCAGTTCGAGGGTGACTATCGCGGCGGGCTCAAGCAGGGCCTGTGGACCCTCTATTACGAAGAGGGGCAGAAGAACCGCGAGGAGGTCCATCCCCCCGGCGGTGGCGAGGTGCGGTGGACCGCCTGGCGTTCGGACGGCTCGAAGTGGGCGGAGGGCTCGATTCTGGGCCACCGCGCGCAGGGGACCTATTCGGAATGGCATGCCGGCGGCGCGTTGGCCGCGCAGGGCCAGTACGAGAAGGGTGAGAAGACAGGTGCCTGGAAGTACTGGGACGTCGAGGGGCAGTCCACGGACGTTCCGCAGGGTGACTTCACGAGCGAGTGA